The DNA window TCCTTTCCGCCGCCCGCTCCGGGCAGGCCCAGGCGGAGCTGCTGGCCGGCGGCTACCCGCCGGAGACGCCGGTGGTGGTCGCCTACCAGGCGACCTGGCCGGACGAGCTGGTCGTCCACTGTGCGCTGGGCGAGCTGGAGGCCACCGTCAAGGCGCACCGGCTGTGGAAGCACACCCTGTTCCTCGTCGGGCCGGCGCTCGCCGCCACCGGCACCCGCTCGCACCTGTACCACCCGGGGCACTTCCACACCTACCGGCGGGCCGAGCCGGGCGCCCGCGCCGCGCTGCGCCGTGCCCGCGCCGACCGGCCCGGCGACGGCCGGCCCGGTGACCCCACCGGGGACGGCCGGTGACGTACGCCGAGCCGCCGCTGCGCGAGCCGGACCTGCCGCGCACGGCGAAGGTCCGGCCCACCGCGCTGCGTACCGGCTGGACCACCGGCGCGTGCGCCACGGCCGCGACCAAGGCGGCGCTGACCGCACTGGTCACCGGCGAGCCGCAGCGCCAGGTGGAGATCGGCCTGCCGGCCGGCCGACGGGTCACCTTCGCGGTGGCCCGCTGCGACCTCGACCCGTCCCGCCGGGCGGAGGCCGTCGTGGTCAAGGACGCCGGCGACGACCCCGACGTCACCCACGGCGCCGAGCTGACCGCCACGGTCACCTGGCGGGACGAGCCGGGGCTGCGCCTCGACGGCGGGCCGGGCGTCGGCACGGTCACCCGGCCGGGGCTCGGCCTGGCGGTGGGCGGCCCGGCCATCAACGAGACCCCGCGCCGCATGATCGGCCAGGCCGTCGCCGAGGTGGTCGACCTCGGCGAGACCGGCGTCCGCGTGGTGATCAGCGTGCCGCGCGGCGAGATCATGGCCCGCAAGACCACGAACCGGCGGCTCGGCATCCTCGGCGGCATCTCGATCCTCGGCACCACGGGGATCGTCCGGCCCTTCTCCACCGCCTCCTGGCGGGCCAGCGTGGTGCAGGCCGTGCACGTGATGGCCGCCCAGGGCGAGCGGACCGTGGTGCTGTGCACCGGCGGGCGGACCGAG is part of the Micromonospora halotolerans genome and encodes:
- a CDS encoding cobalt-precorrin-5B (C(1))-methyltransferase, with product MTYAEPPLREPDLPRTAKVRPTALRTGWTTGACATAATKAALTALVTGEPQRQVEIGLPAGRRVTFAVARCDLDPSRRAEAVVVKDAGDDPDVTHGAELTATVTWRDEPGLRLDGGPGVGTVTRPGLGLAVGGPAINETPRRMIGQAVAEVVDLGETGVRVVISVPRGEIMARKTTNRRLGILGGISILGTTGIVRPFSTASWRASVVQAVHVMAAQGERTVVLCTGGRTERAARALLPELPEVCFVEVGDFTGAAVTAAVGDGMTGVVFVGMAGKLAKLAAGILMTHYTRSKVDLSLLGAVTAEAGGDPDLVAAVTAANTGRHAYELWAAAGLLGPAGDLLCHRVRQVLRRFARHAVSVDVAMVDFAGERMVASSGRWAA